The following nucleotide sequence is from Vanrija pseudolonga chromosome 4, complete sequence.
AGTACGTGTTTTACAGCTCACCCGCCAGGCTGGGGCCTCGTCAAGTCTGCCTCGCCAGAACTGCAGACCGAGGGCGTCAAGCTGCTGCAGGAGATCTACTCGGCGTCCCCGAGCCACAGGCGCGAATGCACGTTCTACATCGCGGTCGGGTACTACAAGCTGCGCAACTACAGCCACGCCAAGACGTTCAACGGTGGGTTGGGCGAGGAAGGATGGCGGGGAAGAAGCTGACGCCGCGACagacctcctcctcgctgtcgagcCAGAGAACATGCAGGCACAGTCGCTGCGACAGCTGATTGACAAGGCCGTTACACGCGACGGATACATTGGTGGGTTGAGCTGATGTGAACTTGTGGGTTGCAAGCTGACCACGCCAGGCATGGGCATCATTGCCGGCGCTGCAGCCGTCACTggcatcgtcctcgccaGCGTCATCAAGCGGGCCACGCGCAAGTAGACAGAGACGCACGTAGGACCCTTGGATTTCGTTTGAGATATGACTGTGGTAGAGAGCGATTGTGCGTGGCGGCCCGActcggc
It contains:
- the FIS1 gene encoding Mitochondrial fission 1 protein, whose protein sequence is MTSSTDLPYAAEAESSLGYDELEVLRNQYYKEIESGHVTTQSKFNYGWGLVKSASPELQTEGVKLLQEIYSASPSHRRECTFYIAVGYYKLRNYSHAKTFNDLLLAVEPENMQAQSLRQLIDKAVTRDGYIGMGIIAGAAAVTGIVLASVIKRATRK